A window of the Nibribacter ruber genome harbors these coding sequences:
- a CDS encoding alpha-2-macroglobulin family protein: MKPSVTFPSFRAVLQGLGVFILLCTFSCRGKSDELRLDQNNFEEEIAQEQNLVFTFDKRLVSDSLLNKWDTVPYIKFTPAVEGKFKWAGPDELVFSPTKPFAPSTKYQAELTPNLLKHAEQKYKIPAGQELSFHTPLLALEKVRTFWVQNQNSPNELEASIQLDFNYPVAYAQLRDLLKVYQEQTPLPVELVSSNRDQLTLKVKQVNQSANGPIPLRVVVAKGLTTAGSSYATPQAMDHQISLPTRAQMQVLEVVGRQEEGQESIYIYTSQPVTNPDIQSLVTMSPHRTFTVERLDNGLVLRGDFARSSNYTVYVSGDLGGLVGQPLGRTSNYVVDFGNTTPTLSFVDQKAVYLSSQGSRNIALNLAQVPRIKVTISKVFENNILRFLQEGKAYDGYYNEETEEYHDYETYQVSEQNGKVIYEREYESGSLPKSGTQALLNLDLADLDFDSQFKGLYVLTVASSDKIWMQDSKIISVSDIGLITKQGQNEVMVFANSIRTAEALSGVEVRFISTNNQVVYKATTDQDGVAKFPDMAKNAPDFNVSLITARQGQDFNYLPYSQTTVNTSRFDVGGKRLQGVAYEAFIYGDRDLYRPGDTVHVNTLVRTPDWKTVAGLPIKIKLLLPNGKEYRSQKGTLNQEGARTLDFYLPASAVTGTYTVEVYSGNDVLLNSQKIGVEEFMPDRLKVTTKLNKTEFKTGEQVQVNLNALNLFGPPAAGRNYEVQLTLKKKLLEPKNYADYTFDIKTSNEIEIQSSVRQGQTDAQGNGQEQFDLMGHKDIGMLEGSVFTTVFDETGRPVNRLNRFTVSTQESFFGIKKFDTYVSTKAAMHVPLIALNSAGKPTFARARVQVVRYAYESVIERMDQSYGYNSQRQELVLVDEMVDVPAGGKVFSFTPSASGEYELRVMRPNAYNYVSQQFYAYGWGDTQSTSFEVSKEGEVGISLDKETYEVGEKAKVLFKSPFPGKILVTVEQNKVLSYHYLDTDKKAASFTLPIQDEFLPTVYISAIAIREIKDNSLPMTIARGFKAIAVTKKETKLNVSVIAPELTRSKRTQLVKVKTVPNAQVTLAVVDEGILQLKDFQTPDPHGFFYQKRALEVSTFDLYPYLFPEIGSRRSSVGGDGYDLEKRVNPLTSKRVKLVSIWSGHLKTNANGEAAVNVKVPEFSGSLRVMAVAYKGNAFGSAEKIMRVADPIVLSAALPRFMSPKDTLQVPVIISNTNAKPTSLKSSISVTGPLRVVGSTTKTSSVNGNTEAQVVYQIVAAPAMGQASVVVNVAALGEQFSSTTDITVRPAAPLTKITGTGSLKDAATAAIAPKHDFIPASVASKLVVSSSPLAQFTDDITYLLQYPHGCLEQTTSTAFPLLYYADLARALSQGQKGRAFNPNFLVQEAITKIELMQQYDGGFTYWPGGTQTDWWSTAYATHFLLEAKKVGYPVSQEVLNKAVGYLQNKVKTKATEVYKYYNAQRKVETKLNAAHEASYSLYVLSLAGKPDWPTMNYYKSKPDQLSLDSRYLLASTYALNGSYQSFSQILPKSFAGETSVRALDGSFYSPVRDMALSLNSLVEANPEHPQVGTLSRHLSQELKSKRWYNTQERAFALLALGKLASRSKGNQTAQVLQNGKAISSYAGKDLTLVNKLNTVPLSLQSKGKGILYYYWELEGISQSGAYKQEDSFLKVRKTFFDRNGKAITNNTFKQNDLVIVRVELQSLDRRSIPNVAITDMLPAGFEIENPRLMTAREFQWLQKMDPATPEYMDIRDDRINLYATATPKPQYFFYQVRAVSKGAFQMGPIGADAMYNAEYHSYHGAGLVRVK, translated from the coding sequence TACCCGGTGGCGTACGCCCAACTGCGGGATTTACTGAAGGTATATCAAGAGCAAACGCCTTTGCCAGTAGAATTGGTGAGCAGCAACCGCGACCAGCTCACGCTTAAAGTAAAACAGGTCAATCAAAGTGCCAACGGCCCCATTCCGCTGCGAGTGGTGGTGGCCAAAGGATTAACCACCGCGGGGAGTTCTTATGCTACGCCGCAGGCCATGGACCACCAAATATCCTTACCCACCCGCGCCCAGATGCAGGTGCTGGAAGTGGTAGGCAGGCAGGAAGAGGGACAGGAAAGCATTTACATCTACACCTCGCAACCCGTTACCAATCCAGACATTCAGAGCTTGGTTACCATGAGCCCGCACCGCACTTTCACGGTGGAGCGCCTGGACAACGGCTTGGTGCTCAGAGGCGATTTTGCCCGAAGCTCCAACTACACAGTCTACGTTTCCGGTGATCTGGGCGGCCTAGTGGGGCAGCCTCTGGGCCGGACTTCCAACTACGTCGTTGATTTCGGGAATACAACGCCCACCCTCTCTTTTGTAGATCAGAAAGCGGTGTATTTGAGCAGCCAGGGTTCCAGAAACATTGCCTTGAATCTGGCGCAGGTGCCGCGCATCAAAGTGACCATCAGCAAGGTCTTTGAAAACAACATTTTACGATTCCTGCAAGAGGGCAAAGCATATGATGGCTACTACAATGAAGAAACCGAGGAGTACCATGACTATGAAACCTACCAGGTAAGTGAGCAGAACGGGAAGGTGATTTATGAGCGGGAATACGAGTCGGGAAGTTTACCGAAAAGCGGCACTCAGGCGCTGCTCAACCTGGACCTAGCCGACCTAGATTTTGACAGCCAGTTCAAGGGGCTTTATGTCCTGACGGTGGCCAGCAGCGACAAGATCTGGATGCAGGACTCCAAGATCATCTCGGTGTCAGACATTGGGTTGATTACCAAGCAGGGGCAAAACGAGGTGATGGTGTTTGCAAATTCTATCAGGACCGCCGAAGCGCTTTCTGGTGTGGAGGTTAGGTTCATCAGTACCAATAACCAGGTGGTGTACAAGGCCACCACAGACCAGGACGGCGTAGCCAAATTCCCTGATATGGCCAAGAATGCCCCTGATTTTAACGTAAGCCTAATCACCGCGCGCCAGGGCCAGGACTTCAACTATTTGCCATATAGCCAGACCACCGTGAACACGTCTCGGTTTGATGTGGGCGGCAAGCGGTTACAGGGCGTTGCTTATGAAGCGTTCATCTACGGCGACCGTGACTTGTACCGTCCCGGCGACACCGTGCACGTGAACACGCTGGTGCGCACCCCAGACTGGAAAACGGTGGCGGGTCTGCCCATCAAAATAAAGCTGCTGCTGCCCAACGGAAAGGAATATAGAAGCCAGAAAGGCACGCTCAACCAGGAAGGCGCCCGCACCTTGGACTTCTATCTGCCGGCCTCGGCGGTGACCGGTACCTATACGGTAGAAGTCTATTCTGGCAATGACGTGCTTTTGAACTCGCAGAAGATTGGCGTGGAGGAATTCATGCCAGACCGTCTCAAAGTCACCACCAAACTCAACAAAACCGAGTTCAAAACAGGGGAGCAGGTACAAGTGAACCTGAATGCGTTGAACCTCTTTGGGCCACCCGCCGCCGGACGTAACTATGAAGTGCAGTTGACCCTCAAGAAGAAACTCCTAGAGCCTAAGAATTACGCTGATTATACCTTCGATATCAAAACCTCCAATGAGATAGAAATCCAGAGTAGCGTACGGCAGGGCCAGACAGACGCGCAGGGCAATGGCCAGGAGCAGTTTGACCTGATGGGCCACAAGGACATTGGCATGCTGGAGGGTTCTGTTTTCACCACCGTGTTTGATGAAACTGGTCGGCCAGTGAACCGTCTCAACCGGTTTACCGTGAGCACCCAGGAAAGCTTCTTCGGGATTAAGAAGTTTGACACGTATGTGAGCACAAAGGCCGCCATGCACGTGCCCCTCATTGCTTTGAACAGCGCCGGTAAGCCTACGTTTGCAAGGGCCAGGGTGCAGGTGGTGCGGTACGCCTATGAGTCTGTGATTGAACGCATGGACCAAAGCTATGGCTATAATTCTCAGCGGCAGGAATTGGTGCTGGTAGACGAAATGGTGGATGTACCGGCGGGTGGCAAGGTGTTCTCGTTTACACCTTCGGCCTCCGGCGAATATGAGCTGCGGGTCATGCGGCCCAATGCCTACAACTACGTGTCACAGCAATTCTACGCGTACGGCTGGGGAGACACGCAGAGCACCTCGTTTGAAGTGAGCAAAGAAGGAGAGGTGGGCATCTCCCTGGACAAGGAAACCTATGAAGTAGGCGAAAAGGCCAAGGTTCTGTTCAAGTCTCCGTTCCCGGGCAAGATTCTGGTGACGGTAGAGCAAAACAAGGTCTTAAGCTACCATTACCTAGACACTGATAAGAAGGCCGCTTCTTTCACGCTGCCCATTCAAGACGAATTCCTGCCCACGGTCTACATCTCGGCCATTGCCATTAGAGAAATAAAAGACAATAGCCTGCCCATGACCATTGCCAGAGGGTTTAAGGCCATAGCCGTGACCAAAAAGGAAACCAAACTAAACGTATCCGTAATCGCGCCTGAGCTTACCCGCTCCAAAAGAACGCAGTTGGTGAAGGTGAAAACCGTCCCTAATGCGCAAGTGACCCTGGCGGTGGTAGACGAAGGCATTCTGCAGCTCAAAGACTTTCAAACCCCAGACCCGCACGGCTTCTTCTACCAGAAACGAGCGCTGGAAGTAAGCACTTTTGACCTGTACCCATACTTGTTCCCTGAGATTGGCAGCCGTCGGTCCAGCGTGGGCGGAGATGGCTATGACCTGGAGAAACGAGTGAATCCGTTGACGTCTAAACGCGTCAAACTGGTGTCCATCTGGAGCGGTCATTTAAAGACAAATGCCAACGGAGAAGCGGCCGTGAACGTGAAAGTGCCGGAGTTTTCTGGTTCTTTGCGGGTGATGGCCGTGGCTTACAAAGGCAACGCGTTCGGGTCTGCTGAGAAAATAATGCGCGTAGCCGACCCTATTGTGCTGAGTGCCGCCTTGCCGCGTTTCATGAGCCCGAAAGATACTTTGCAGGTACCAGTGATAATCAGCAATACCAACGCCAAGCCCACCTCTCTGAAAAGCAGCATTTCTGTGACCGGTCCGCTGCGGGTGGTGGGTTCCACAACCAAAACTTCCAGCGTGAACGGCAACACCGAGGCCCAGGTAGTCTACCAGATAGTGGCGGCACCGGCCATGGGGCAGGCATCTGTGGTGGTGAATGTAGCGGCCTTGGGAGAGCAGTTCAGCAGTACTACAGACATTACCGTCCGCCCGGCGGCACCCTTGACTAAAATCACGGGAACAGGTTCTTTGAAAGATGCAGCCACGGCGGCCATTGCGCCCAAGCATGATTTCATTCCTGCATCGGTGGCCTCAAAACTGGTGGTGAGCAGTTCGCCGCTGGCGCAGTTCACAGATGACATCACGTATCTGTTGCAGTATCCGCACGGCTGTCTGGAGCAAACTACGTCCACGGCGTTCCCGCTCTTGTATTACGCAGATCTAGCCCGGGCCTTGAGCCAAGGGCAGAAAGGTCGCGCCTTCAACCCCAATTTCCTGGTACAGGAGGCCATTACCAAGATTGAGCTCATGCAGCAGTATGACGGCGGCTTCACCTACTGGCCCGGTGGCACCCAAACCGATTGGTGGAGCACTGCCTACGCCACCCATTTCTTGCTGGAGGCCAAAAAAGTGGGCTACCCAGTAAGCCAGGAGGTGCTCAACAAGGCCGTTGGCTATCTGCAGAACAAGGTAAAAACTAAAGCCACTGAGGTGTACAAATACTACAATGCCCAACGCAAAGTAGAAACCAAACTGAATGCCGCTCATGAGGCTTCCTATTCATTGTACGTGCTCAGTTTGGCGGGCAAACCCGATTGGCCCACTATGAACTATTACAAGTCCAAGCCTGACCAACTGTCGCTGGATTCCCGTTATTTATTAGCCAGTACCTACGCCCTGAATGGGAGTTACCAAAGCTTCAGCCAGATTCTGCCAAAATCCTTTGCGGGCGAAACATCTGTGCGGGCCTTAGACGGAAGTTTCTATTCTCCGGTACGAGACATGGCTCTTTCCTTGAACAGTTTGGTAGAAGCCAATCCAGAGCATCCGCAGGTAGGTACTTTGTCCAGGCACTTGTCACAAGAACTCAAGTCCAAGCGCTGGTATAATACCCAGGAACGCGCGTTTGCATTGCTGGCGTTAGGCAAACTGGCCAGCCGAAGCAAAGGCAACCAAACCGCGCAAGTGCTGCAAAACGGAAAAGCGATAAGCAGCTACGCTGGAAAAGACCTGACCTTGGTGAACAAACTGAATACCGTGCCACTGAGCCTGCAGAGCAAGGGTAAAGGCATCCTGTATTATTACTGGGAACTGGAAGGCATAAGCCAGAGCGGAGCGTACAAGCAAGAGGACAGCTTCCTGAAAGTGCGCAAAACTTTCTTTGACCGCAACGGAAAGGCCATAACCAACAACACCTTCAAACAGAATGATCTGGTGATTGTGCGGGTGGAGTTGCAGTCTCTGGACAGACGTTCTATTCCCAATGTGGCCATCACAGATATGTTGCCGGCTGGCTTTGAGATTGAGAACCCTCGTCTCATGACCGCCCGTGAGTTCCAGTGGTTGCAGAAGATGGATCCCGCCACCCCAGAGTACATGGACATCCGCGACGACCGGATCAACCTGTACGCCACGGCCACGCCTAAACCCCAGTATTTCTTCTACCAGGTTCGGGCCGTGAGCAAAGGCGCGTTCCAGATGGGCCCTATTGGCGCAGATGCCATGTACAACGCCGAATACCATTCGTACCATGGCGCAGGCCTGGTTCGGGTGAAGTAA
- the pbpC gene encoding penicillin-binding protein 1C encodes MKKKRLGWVWVAGILPFVLLLLMHWVFPLRVSVSYSPVITASDGSVVNAFLSKDDKWRMQLEPDEINPVLKKAVLLKEDQYFYYHPGVNPFAIGRAFVNNLTTGRKTSGASTITMQVARLLYPKKRTYGNKLVEAFRALQLEWQYSKDEILQLYLNLVPFGGNIEGVKAASVLYFQQSPRALSLAQAVALTVIPNKPSSLRIGEQNDRIVAFRNKWLQAYGQLNAFPQQAIEDALQEPLEAFRVQAPRLAPHFAYRMRQKYPGKPILKTTLNPAVQEKVQQLAFNYMQRLKALNIHNAAVLVINNQTKAVEAYLGSSDFLDDMHAGQVDGVRALRSPGSTLKPFLYATAFDKGLITPKTIISDVPIDYAGYRPENYYATYNGNVTIERALATSLNIPAVKVLDQLGVSAFVQKLQQAEFAEMKRRGQHMGLSMILGGCGATLEELTNLYSSFANSGVQAPLKWLQGDTTRQEKQLLSPAAAYMVNQILTQLQRPDLPHNAQNSAYLPKIAWKTGTSYGRKDAWSIGYNKKYTIGVWVGNFSGEGVPELNGTDTATPLLFSLFNTIDYNSADGWYQAPKGMGYRAVCPESGLSVNSFCQDQLLDTYIPGTSSVRKCAHLKKVTVSEDGKFAYCTSCQPNGGYMQKWYPNLAPEILSFYAEENLPFQKLPPHNPGCNRIFQEFAPVITSPTANMEFLLERDERQKLMLHCNTINEVKKVYWYVNDKLLQAAAANERVFFAPDKAGKFKISCTDDQGRNTNSYITVKFL; translated from the coding sequence TTGAAAAAGAAGCGGCTGGGATGGGTGTGGGTAGCAGGTATTCTTCCCTTTGTGCTGCTTTTGTTGATGCACTGGGTGTTCCCCTTGCGGGTGAGCGTCTCGTACTCACCAGTCATCACGGCATCAGACGGAAGCGTGGTGAATGCCTTTTTGAGCAAAGATGACAAGTGGCGCATGCAGCTAGAGCCAGATGAAATCAATCCGGTGCTCAAAAAAGCGGTGCTGCTCAAAGAAGACCAGTACTTCTACTACCATCCTGGGGTGAACCCGTTTGCCATTGGACGGGCCTTTGTGAATAACCTGACCACCGGCCGGAAAACCTCTGGCGCTTCTACCATCACCATGCAGGTGGCGCGGCTGCTTTACCCCAAAAAACGCACGTACGGCAACAAACTGGTTGAGGCCTTCAGGGCGCTGCAGCTTGAGTGGCAATACAGCAAGGATGAGATTCTGCAACTGTACCTGAACCTGGTGCCCTTCGGGGGGAACATTGAGGGGGTGAAGGCGGCCTCGGTGCTATATTTCCAGCAGTCGCCGCGGGCTTTGAGTCTGGCGCAGGCAGTGGCCTTGACGGTGATTCCCAACAAGCCTTCGTCGTTGAGGATTGGCGAGCAGAACGACCGCATTGTGGCCTTCCGGAACAAGTGGCTGCAAGCGTACGGCCAACTGAACGCCTTCCCCCAGCAGGCCATTGAAGACGCCTTGCAAGAACCCTTAGAGGCGTTTAGAGTACAAGCTCCCCGGCTGGCACCGCATTTTGCCTACCGCATGCGCCAAAAATACCCAGGCAAACCCATCCTAAAAACCACGCTCAATCCGGCCGTGCAGGAGAAGGTGCAGCAACTGGCGTTTAACTACATGCAGCGGTTAAAGGCTCTGAACATTCACAATGCTGCCGTGCTGGTTATTAACAACCAAACCAAGGCGGTAGAAGCCTATTTGGGCTCTTCTGATTTTTTGGATGACATGCACGCCGGGCAGGTGGACGGCGTGCGGGCGTTACGGTCGCCTGGCAGTACGCTCAAGCCGTTTTTGTACGCCACCGCTTTTGACAAAGGCCTCATCACGCCCAAAACCATCATCTCAGACGTGCCCATTGACTATGCCGGGTATCGTCCTGAAAATTATTATGCCACCTACAACGGCAACGTGACCATTGAGCGCGCCCTGGCCACTTCGCTGAACATTCCGGCGGTAAAAGTCCTGGACCAGCTGGGCGTAAGTGCTTTTGTTCAGAAACTACAGCAGGCCGAGTTTGCCGAGATGAAACGGCGCGGCCAGCACATGGGTCTGTCCATGATTCTGGGCGGTTGCGGCGCCACTTTGGAGGAACTGACCAATCTGTACTCTTCCTTCGCGAATAGTGGGGTGCAGGCGCCGCTAAAGTGGTTGCAGGGAGACACTACCAGGCAGGAAAAGCAGTTGCTGTCACCCGCCGCGGCCTACATGGTCAACCAGATTCTCACGCAGCTACAGCGCCCAGATTTGCCGCACAATGCCCAGAACAGCGCGTATCTGCCCAAGATAGCCTGGAAGACCGGGACCTCGTACGGCCGAAAAGACGCCTGGAGCATTGGTTACAACAAGAAATACACTATTGGCGTGTGGGTGGGCAACTTCTCAGGTGAAGGCGTGCCCGAACTCAACGGCACCGATACGGCCACGCCGTTGCTATTCTCCCTGTTCAACACCATTGACTACAACAGCGCCGACGGCTGGTACCAGGCACCCAAAGGGATGGGCTACCGCGCCGTTTGTCCAGAGAGTGGCCTGTCGGTGAACAGCTTTTGCCAGGACCAATTACTAGACACTTATATCCCAGGCACTTCGTCGGTAAGAAAGTGCGCGCACCTAAAAAAAGTCACCGTTTCTGAAGACGGAAAATTTGCCTACTGCACCAGTTGTCAGCCCAACGGAGGGTATATGCAGAAGTGGTATCCTAACCTGGCTCCAGAGATTTTAAGTTTTTACGCCGAGGAAAATCTTCCCTTCCAAAAGCTTCCGCCGCACAACCCAGGTTGCAACCGTATCTTCCAGGAGTTTGCCCCCGTCATCACGTCGCCCACCGCCAACATGGAATTCCTGCTGGAGCGAGACGAACGCCAGAAACTCATGTTGCATTGCAATACCATCAATGAAGTGAAAAAAGTCTACTGGTACGTGAACGACAAACTTCTGCAGGCCGCAGCCGCCAATGAACGCGTCTTTTTTGCGCCAGACAAGGCCGGTAAATTCAAAATCTCCTGCACAGATGACCAAGGCCGCAACACCAACAGCTACATCACCGTGAAGTTCTTGTAA